DNA sequence from the Deltaproteobacteria bacterium RBG_16_64_85 genome:
GCCGTCCTTTCCCGTCAGGCCGACCGCCTTCCCGCCGAACCGGTTGATGAGCGCAACGATCTTCTTGTTGACCGTCCCGCCGAGGACCATCTCCACGACTTCCATCGCCTCGGGGGACGTCACCCGCAACCCCTCCTTCCGCTCCGAGGGGATCGACAGCTGGGAAAGCACGCGGTCGATCTGCGGCCCGCCTCCGTGCACGACGATCGGGCGGATCCCGACGAACTGCAGGAGGACGACGTCCTCCGCGAAGGACGCCATCCGTTCCTCGCTGGCCATCGCCGCCCCGCCGTACTTGACCACCACCGTCTTCCCGGAGAACTCCCGGATGTACGGCAGCGCCTCGATCAGCGTCTCGGCCTTCTGGATGTATCCTTTCATCCCTTCGTCCCGCCCCGTTTCTAGAGGATATACCGGCTGAGGTCGACGTCCCGGACGATCCCGGAGAGCTTCTCCTCCACGTACGTTCTCCGGATGACGATCTCCTGCCCGCCGATCTCCGGCGCGGCGAACAGGAGATCCTCCAGGAGCTTCTCCAGGATCGTGTAGAGACGCCTCGCGCCGATGTTTTCCGTGCGGTCGTTCACTTCGCAGGCCATCTCGGCGATCCGCTCCACCGCCTCGGGGGTAAAGTCGACCTGCACGCCTTCGGTCCGGAGCAGCTCGGCGTACTGCCGGGTGAGCGCGCCGTGCGGCTCGGTCAGGATCCGCACGAAATCCTCCTTCGTCAGGGAATCGAGCTCCACGCGGATGGGGAACCGCCCCTGCAGTTCCGGGATCAGGTCGGAGGGCTTCGTCATGTGGAAGGCGCCGGCCGCGATGAAAAGAATGTGGTCGGTCCGGACCATCCCGTATTTCGTGTTCACGTTCGAGCCCTCCACGATCGGGAGCAGGTCTCGCTGAACGCCTTGCCGGGAGACGTCGGGGCCCGAAACGGACTCCCGCCCGGCGATCTTGTCGATCTCGTCGAGGAAGACGATCCCCTCGCTCTCCGTGCGTTCGACGGCCATCCGCTTCACCCGGTCCATGTCCACCATGCGGGTGGCCTCCTCCTTCTCGAGGAAGGAGAGCGCCTCCGGGACCCGCAACCGTTTCCGGCGTACTTTCCTGGGGAAGAGGCTTCCCAGCATTTCCTGGAGATTCCCCTCGATCCCCGCAAGCCCCTCTCCGCCCGGGACGCCGATCAGGTCGATGGCGGGAACGGCGCTCTCCTTCACCTCGACCTCCACCGTCTTGTCGGACAGCTTCCCCTCTTTCAGCATCGTCCGCAGCCGTTCGCGCGACTCGTCGGCCTTCGGTTCCCCTTCCGAAGGGGACATCCCCGCCGGGCGGGCGGGACGGGGAGGGAGCAGGAGATCGAGGAGGCGTTCCTCCGCCCCTGCGCGCGCCTTGCCGGCCACCCCTTCCATCTCCTCGCCGCGAACCATGTGCACCGCGATCTCCACCAGGTCGCGAATCATCGACTCCACGTCGCGGCCCACGTACCCGACCTCCGTGAACTTGGACGCTTCGACCTTGAGAAACGGCGCCTGTGCGAGCCGGGCCAGCCGCCTCGCGATCTCGGTCTTGCCGACCCCGGTGGGTCCCGCCATGATGATGTTCTTCGGCGCAATCTCCTCCCGCAACTCCTCCGGGACCTGTCGCCTGCGCCAGCGGTTCCGCAGTGCGATCGCAACGGCCCGCTTGGCCTTCTCCTGGCCGACAATATGCCGTGACAGCTCCGCCACGATCTCCCGCGGAATCAGGGGGCGGCCGCCCTTCCCCTCCCTCTCTCTCCGCGTCATGGCGCCGCGATCTCCTCCGCCGCCAGGTTGTCGTTGGTGTAGATGCAGATTCCGGAGGCGATGCGAAGCGCCTCGTGCGCGATCGCGAGCGCCGGCAGCTCCGTATGCCGGAGCATCGCCCGGGCCGCCGCCAGGGCGTACGGCCCGCCGGAGCCGACCCCGATCACGCCGTCGTCGGGCTCCACCACGTCCCCGCTTCCGGACAGAAGCATCAGGTCCCGCCCGTCGGTCACCACCATGACGGCGTCCAGCCGGCGCAGCACCCGGTCGGTCCTCCACTCCTTCGCGAGCTCCACCGCCGCCCGGCGAAGGTTCCCGTGGAACTCCGAGAGCTTCCCCTCGAACTTCTCGAACAGCGTGATGGCGTCCGCGGTGGCCCCTGCGAACCCGGCAAGCACCCGGTCCTCGTACAGGCGACGGATCTTGCGCGCCGTATGCTTGAGGATGGTGTTTCCCAGCGTTACCTGCCCGTCCCCCGCCATCGCCACGCGCCCGCCGCGGGACACCGCCACGATCGTCGTCCCCCGCGTCCCGCTCACGACCGCCTCCCCGCGCGGGAGAGGGGGTGAGCGGACTCGTAGGCGCGCACGAGATGACTCACGTTGACCCTCGCGTATCTCTGCGTCGTGGAAAGCGACGCGTGCCCCAGCAT
Encoded proteins:
- a CDS encoding HslU--HslV peptidase ATPase subunit yields the protein MTRREREGKGGRPLIPREIVAELSRHIVGQEKAKRAVAIALRNRWRRRQVPEELREEIAPKNIIMAGPTGVGKTEIARRLARLAQAPFLKVEASKFTEVGYVGRDVESMIRDLVEIAVHMVRGEEMEGVAGKARAGAEERLLDLLLPPRPARPAGMSPSEGEPKADESRERLRTMLKEGKLSDKTVEVEVKESAVPAIDLIGVPGGEGLAGIEGNLQEMLGSLFPRKVRRKRLRVPEALSFLEKEEATRMVDMDRVKRMAVERTESEGIVFLDEIDKIAGRESVSGPDVSRQGVQRDLLPIVEGSNVNTKYGMVRTDHILFIAAGAFHMTKPSDLIPELQGRFPIRVELDSLTKEDFVRILTEPHGALTRQYAELLRTEGVQVDFTPEAVERIAEMACEVNDRTENIGARRLYTILEKLLEDLLFAAPEIGGQEIVIRRTYVEEKLSGIVRDVDLSRYIL
- a CDS encoding HslU--HslV peptidase proteolytic subunit — encoded protein: MSGTRGTTIVAVSRGGRVAMAGDGQVTLGNTILKHTARKIRRLYEDRVLAGFAGATADAITLFEKFEGKLSEFHGNLRRAAVELAKEWRTDRVLRRLDAVMVVTDGRDLMLLSGSGDVVEPDDGVIGVGSGGPYALAAARAMLRHTELPALAIAHEALRIASGICIYTNDNLAAEEIAAP